The following are encoded in a window of Methylicorpusculum oleiharenae genomic DNA:
- the metK gene encoding methionine adenosyltransferase produces MSNNFIFTSESVSEGHPDKVADQISDAILDALLKQDPKSRVACETLVKTGMVILAGEITTDAWVDTEALVRKVVCDIGYDHGDIGFDGQSCAVLNAIGKQSSDIAMGVDEKEDHEQGAGDQGLMFGYASNETDVLMPAPITYSHLLVKRQAEVRKNRTLPWLRPDAKSQITFRYENNKPVAIDAVVLSTQHSPEIGAKQIHEAVMDEIILPVLPKDWLHKDTKYFINPTGNFVIGGPVGDCGLTGRKIIVDTYGGMARHGGGAFSGKDPSKVDRSAAYMARYVAKNIVAAGLAERCEIQVSYAIGVAEPTSISVETFGTGKISEDRLVQIVRDNFDLRPKGLIAALDLLKPIYQTTAAYGHFGRTEESFSWEKTDKVDALKNAAKL; encoded by the coding sequence GTGAGCAATAATTTCATTTTTACATCAGAATCGGTTTCGGAAGGTCATCCGGATAAAGTGGCAGATCAAATTTCAGATGCGATTCTGGATGCATTGCTGAAACAAGATCCTAAATCAAGAGTCGCTTGTGAAACCCTGGTTAAAACAGGTATGGTCATTCTTGCCGGTGAGATAACGACTGATGCCTGGGTTGATACTGAAGCGTTGGTTAGAAAGGTCGTGTGTGATATTGGCTATGATCATGGTGATATTGGCTTTGATGGACAAAGTTGTGCGGTTCTCAATGCGATAGGTAAACAGTCCTCCGATATTGCGATGGGTGTCGATGAAAAGGAAGATCATGAACAAGGCGCCGGTGATCAGGGTTTGATGTTCGGTTATGCCAGCAACGAGACTGACGTACTAATGCCGGCTCCGATTACCTATTCTCATTTACTGGTGAAAAGACAGGCCGAAGTTCGGAAGAATCGAACATTGCCTTGGCTGAGACCGGATGCGAAAAGTCAAATTACCTTCCGTTACGAGAATAATAAGCCTGTGGCGATTGATGCTGTGGTTTTGTCGACTCAGCATTCCCCCGAAATCGGCGCAAAACAGATTCATGAAGCCGTCATGGATGAGATTATTCTGCCGGTACTGCCTAAAGATTGGTTACACAAAGACACAAAATATTTTATCAATCCCACCGGGAATTTCGTGATTGGCGGCCCCGTTGGCGACTGCGGCCTAACCGGCCGGAAAATCATCGTCGATACCTACGGCGGCATGGCGAGACACGGTGGAGGCGCGTTTTCTGGTAAAGATCCATCCAAAGTCGATCGTTCTGCGGCTTATATGGCACGATACGTCGCAAAAAATATCGTTGCAGCAGGTTTGGCTGAGCGCTGCGAGATTCAAGTGTCCTACGCAATTGGTGTCGCTGAACCGACCTCTATCAGCGTTGAAACCTTTGGTACAGGAAAAATAAGTGAAGACCGGCTTGTCCAGATTGTAAGAGACAATTTTGACTTAAGGCCAAAAGGACTGATTGCAGCGTTGGACTTGTTAAAACCTATTTATCAGACAACTGCGGCTTATGGGCATTTCGGCAGAACTGAAGAGAGCTTCAGCTGGGAAAAAACGGACAAAGTCGACGCATTGAAAAATGCCGCAAAATTATAA
- the ahcY gene encoding adenosylhomocysteinase translates to MNNHDYKVADIGLAEWGRKEINIAETEMPGLMALRKEFGAEQPLKGARIAGCLHMTIQTAVLIETLTALGADVRWSSCNIFSTQDHAAAAIAASGVPVFAWKGETEEEAEWCIVQTIEGPNGWRPNMILDDGGDLTVMMHQKFPELMADVKGLSEETTTGVLRLNEMVANGTLKVPAFNVNDSVTKSKFDNLYGCRESLVDGIKRATDVMIAGKIAIVCGYGDVGKGCAQSLRGLGATVWITEIDPICALQAAMEGFRVVTMEDAAPIANIFVTATGNASVITHDHMKAMRDQAIVCNIGHFDAEIEIAALRHYTWENIKPQVDHVIFPDGKRLIVLAEGRLVNLGCATGHPSFVMSNSFCNQVLAQIELWKNAHLYETKVYVLPKQLDEKVAALHLEQLGVRLTKLTDQQAKYINVPVEGPFKPEHYRY, encoded by the coding sequence ATGAATAACCATGATTATAAAGTTGCCGATATCGGATTAGCGGAATGGGGCAGGAAGGAAATCAATATTGCCGAAACCGAAATGCCGGGCCTGATGGCTTTGAGAAAGGAATTTGGTGCCGAACAACCACTGAAAGGTGCCCGTATCGCCGGATGTCTGCATATGACGATTCAGACCGCCGTTCTGATCGAGACATTAACAGCATTAGGTGCTGATGTAAGATGGTCGTCATGTAATATTTTCTCAACCCAAGACCATGCGGCCGCTGCAATAGCGGCAAGCGGTGTTCCTGTTTTCGCCTGGAAAGGCGAAACCGAAGAAGAAGCTGAATGGTGTATTGTTCAGACCATTGAAGGACCTAATGGCTGGCGTCCGAATATGATTCTGGATGACGGTGGCGATTTAACGGTAATGATGCATCAGAAATTCCCTGAATTAATGGCTGATGTAAAAGGTTTATCGGAAGAAACCACTACCGGCGTGCTCAGGCTGAATGAAATGGTTGCCAACGGCACGCTTAAGGTGCCTGCTTTCAATGTCAACGATTCAGTCACCAAATCCAAATTCGATAACTTATACGGATGCAGGGAATCCCTGGTCGATGGTATTAAGCGTGCCACCGATGTGATGATTGCCGGAAAGATCGCAATAGTTTGCGGTTATGGTGATGTTGGTAAAGGGTGCGCGCAATCCCTGCGTGGATTGGGGGCGACAGTCTGGATTACCGAAATTGATCCGATTTGCGCACTGCAAGCTGCAATGGAAGGTTTCCGCGTGGTAACCATGGAAGATGCTGCTCCTATTGCCAATATTTTTGTGACTGCGACCGGTAATGCCAGCGTCATTACTCACGATCATATGAAAGCCATGAGAGATCAGGCTATCGTGTGTAATATCGGCCATTTTGATGCGGAAATAGAAATCGCTGCATTGCGTCATTACACTTGGGAAAATATTAAGCCCCAGGTCGACCATGTGATTTTTCCTGACGGCAAGCGTCTGATCGTTTTAGCCGAAGGGCGATTGGTGAACCTGGGTTGCGCAACAGGTCATCCCAGCTTTGTTATGTCTAACTCATTCTGTAATCAGGTGCTTGCGCAGATTGAATTATGGAAAAATGCACATTTGTATGAAACAAAAGTGTATGTCTTACCCAAGCAACTGGATGAAAAAGTTGCAGCATTGCATCTGGAACAATTAGGCGTACGACTGACCAAGTTGACCGATCAGCAAGCAAAGTACATCAACGTGCCGGTTGAAGGTCCTTTCAAGCCTGAACATTACCGCTACTAA
- the metF gene encoding methylenetetrahydrofolate reductase [NAD(P)H], whose protein sequence is MQTQKKYQQLLSFEFYPPKTEEGALNLKGVHQKLAKLKPDFFSVTFGAGGSTRDKTFDTVVKIQEQGVSAAPHLSCVASTKDNIRQMLSSYQQKGITKIVALRGDIPSGMMSAGEFRYANELVDFIRTETGNAFQIHVAAYPEVHPQAKSATEDLRNFKRKIDAGANAAITQYFYNVEAYFYFVDACEKLGIDLPIVPGIMPITNYSQLFRFSDMCGADIPRWMRKGLECFGDDRASIIAFGNEIVTRLCQQLLDYGAPGLHFYTMNQADPTLAILDNLGFGA, encoded by the coding sequence ATGCAAACACAAAAAAAATACCAGCAGCTGCTTAGTTTCGAATTCTATCCGCCCAAAACTGAAGAAGGGGCATTGAATTTAAAAGGTGTGCATCAGAAGCTGGCAAAATTGAAACCGGATTTTTTTTCGGTAACTTTCGGCGCCGGTGGGTCTACGCGTGATAAAACGTTTGATACCGTAGTCAAAATTCAGGAGCAGGGAGTTTCAGCGGCTCCGCATTTGTCTTGTGTGGCCTCAACCAAAGACAATATCCGGCAAATGTTGTCCAGTTATCAGCAAAAAGGGATCACAAAAATCGTGGCATTGAGAGGCGACATACCTTCCGGTATGATGTCTGCAGGTGAATTTCGCTATGCCAACGAACTGGTAGATTTTATTCGTACTGAAACCGGCAATGCGTTTCAAATACATGTTGCAGCCTATCCGGAAGTGCATCCTCAGGCAAAAAGCGCCACTGAAGATTTGCGTAATTTCAAACGAAAAATTGATGCCGGTGCTAATGCCGCCATCACGCAATACTTTTATAATGTGGAAGCCTATTTTTATTTTGTGGATGCCTGCGAAAAATTGGGCATAGATTTACCGATAGTTCCCGGTATCATGCCGATTACCAATTACTCACAGTTGTTTCGTTTCTCGGATATGTGCGGCGCCGACATTCCAAGATGGATGCGCAAAGGATTGGAATGCTTTGGTGATGACAGGGCGTCGATTATTGCTTTCGGCAATGAAATAGTCACGCGTTTATGTCAACAGCTTCTTGATTATGGCGCGCCAGGTTTACATTTCTATACGATGAATCAAGCTGATCCCACTTTGGCTATTCTTGATAATCTGGGCTTTGGTGCATAA
- a CDS encoding 16S rRNA (uracil(1498)-N(3))-methyltransferase — protein MRVSRVFVANSLEKGQTIALDDEAAHYVKTVLRLKQDAEIILFNGQGGEYIGSLSEVSRKSVRVKLHQWRAKDVESSLCIAMGLAISRGDRMDFAVQKAVELGVTELSPILTERCVVQLNADKEETRLKHWQKIAGHAAEQCGRTFVPQLTPVMKLDEWLNMQTGLKLFLDPFAENSLGNLQPEAHRVTLLTGPEGGFAEHERFLAKSAGFIPVKLGLRILRTETAALAALAAIQTLWGDFAAINNPSS, from the coding sequence ATGAGAGTTTCAAGAGTCTTTGTGGCTAACTCACTGGAAAAAGGTCAAACGATAGCATTGGATGATGAGGCGGCACACTACGTCAAAACTGTCCTAAGACTTAAGCAGGACGCCGAGATTATTTTATTTAACGGTCAAGGCGGCGAATATATTGGCAGTCTGAGTGAAGTCAGTCGGAAAAGTGTCAGAGTTAAACTCCATCAATGGCGGGCAAAGGATGTGGAATCATCGCTGTGTATTGCTATGGGATTGGCAATTTCTCGTGGTGATCGTATGGATTTTGCTGTTCAGAAAGCCGTTGAATTGGGGGTAACTGAGTTGTCTCCGATATTGACAGAGCGTTGCGTTGTGCAATTAAATGCCGATAAAGAAGAAACACGTCTTAAGCATTGGCAAAAGATAGCCGGGCATGCTGCCGAGCAATGCGGTAGAACCTTTGTGCCGCAGTTAACGCCGGTTATGAAATTGGACGAATGGTTAAATATGCAAACCGGACTCAAGCTATTTCTGGATCCTTTTGCCGAAAACTCATTGGGCAATTTGCAACCGGAAGCGCATCGAGTTACGTTGTTGACCGGTCCTGAAGGCGGATTTGCCGAGCATGAACGTTTTTTGGCAAAATCGGCAGGCTTCATTCCTGTTAAATTAGGCCTGCGTATATTACGAACCGAAACGGCCGCCTTGGCTGCGCTGGCAGCTATCCAGACTCTATGGGGCGATTTTGCGGCAATCAACAATCCCAGTTCATGA
- a CDS encoding CPBP family intramembrane glutamic endopeptidase: MKYLFYSLMPLGILLATASLAIVFSYGILLVLGDVLLLSKLTSKVTQVFLIISIFPIKHYLNLSWSELGFVRSKTFFNQLLIGLGLGLITLLPVFLILFALDVNVFDTDRLWTLGSLLQKTAIALVLALLISLIEEPLFRGVLLSGLNTKMPVMAAILISSTYYASLHFLKSHTVVSYQDISIPGGFMLLGEALLNVIDPKNLQAFLALLMVGLFLGIVRAVFGFSLGMVIGCHTAWVWQIKMNKSLFNVNPDSDYLYLVSSYDGVIGPLVTGWMALVMTGYWLYSRYLKIH, from the coding sequence ATGAAATATTTATTCTATTCTTTGATGCCGTTGGGCATTTTATTGGCAACAGCTTCATTAGCCATTGTTTTCAGTTATGGCATTTTACTGGTATTGGGCGATGTGCTGTTATTGTCGAAACTGACGAGTAAAGTGACGCAGGTCTTTTTAATAATCAGTATTTTTCCTATAAAACATTATCTTAATCTGAGCTGGAGCGAGTTGGGCTTTGTCCGGAGTAAAACATTTTTTAATCAACTTTTGATTGGTTTGGGTTTAGGATTAATCACGTTGTTGCCCGTTTTTCTAATCTTATTTGCATTGGATGTTAATGTTTTTGATACAGACCGTCTATGGACACTGGGTAGTCTGCTACAAAAAACAGCCATTGCTTTAGTGCTGGCACTACTGATTTCATTGATTGAAGAGCCCTTGTTCAGGGGCGTTCTGTTATCCGGTTTAAATACAAAAATGCCGGTGATGGCTGCCATTTTGATCAGTTCGACATATTACGCATCGTTGCATTTTTTAAAAAGTCACACGGTTGTCAGCTATCAGGACATTAGTATCCCGGGCGGTTTTATGCTGCTGGGCGAGGCGCTATTGAATGTAATCGATCCGAAGAATCTCCAGGCATTTCTTGCGCTGCTCATGGTTGGCCTATTTTTGGGAATTGTCCGGGCCGTTTTTGGTTTCAGTTTGGGAATGGTTATTGGTTGCCATACCGCGTGGGTGTGGCAGATAAAAATGAATAAATCCTTGTTCAATGTGAATCCGGATTCTGATTACCTTTATCTGGTCAGCAGTTATGACGGGGTCATCGGTCCATTAGTTACCGGATGGATGGCGCTGGTGATGACCGGCTATTGGCTTTATTCCCGCTATCTCAAGATCCATTGA
- a CDS encoding YajQ family cyclic di-GMP-binding protein — protein MPSFDIVSEFDSHEATNAVDQANREVTTRFDFKGSGANYALKDGLVTMSANSEFQLQQMLDILNMKLTKRGIDISCLDVAEPKITGRTAQQIVTLKQGIESDLARNIVKLVKDKKLKVQAAIQGDKVRVTGKKLDDLQEVIAMLKQEELDMPLQFNNFRD, from the coding sequence ATGCCTTCATTTGACATCGTTTCCGAATTTGATTCTCACGAGGCCACCAATGCGGTTGATCAAGCCAATCGAGAAGTCACCACCCGCTTTGATTTCAAAGGTTCCGGTGCTAACTATGCGTTAAAAGACGGACTGGTTACGATGAGCGCAAACTCCGAATTTCAATTACAGCAAATGCTGGACATCTTAAACATGAAACTGACCAAGCGAGGCATAGATATCAGCTGCCTGGATGTAGCCGAACCGAAGATCACCGGCCGGACAGCTCAACAAATTGTAACCTTGAAACAAGGTATTGAATCGGACTTAGCCAGAAATATTGTTAAATTGGTCAAGGATAAAAAATTAAAAGTCCAGGCCGCCATTCAAGGTGATAAGGTCCGTGTTACGGGCAAGAAGCTTGATGACTTACAGGAAGTTATCGCCATGCTCAAACAGGAAGAACTGGATATGCCGCTGCAGTTCAATAATTTTAGGGATTAA
- a CDS encoding multifunctional CCA addition/repair protein: MKTFLVGGAVRDELLNFPVSERDWVVLGETPESMLEMGFMTVGKDFPVFLHPVTRDEYALARTERKIGPGYKGFCIHADPEVSLEEDLMRRDLTINAIAKSDTGEIIDPFGGRQDIERRIFRHISPAFCEDPVRILRIARFSARYGHLGFKIADETLHLMQTMVKNGEVDHLVPDRVWAELYKALCEITPALFFEVLKDCHALPILFPELNALFGVPQPEHYHPEIDTGIHSLMCLEQAASLTSKPEVRFAALMHDLGKGITPKDKLPHHHGHENSGLPLLENLCLRLRVPNPFKHLAKHVMQYHTHCHRAFELRPSTLTDMLHKLGAFKNPAGLTDFLLACEADAKGRKGLENRPYPQSAHIMMAAKVGAAVDISALLAEGLQGSQIGDAIRQLRIKAISNVCKRTS; encoded by the coding sequence ATGAAAACCTTTTTAGTTGGCGGCGCTGTTCGCGATGAACTCTTGAACTTTCCTGTAAGTGAAAGGGATTGGGTCGTGCTGGGCGAAACACCCGAATCCATGCTGGAAATGGGCTTTATGACGGTAGGCAAGGATTTTCCCGTTTTTCTTCATCCCGTAACCCGCGACGAATACGCACTGGCCCGGACGGAAAGAAAGATTGGTCCCGGTTACAAAGGTTTTTGTATCCATGCTGATCCAGAGGTCTCATTGGAAGAAGACCTCATGCGCCGTGATTTAACAATCAACGCAATCGCTAAATCAGATACCGGTGAAATTATTGATCCATTTGGCGGCCGTCAAGATATTGAACGACGGATCTTTCGGCATATTTCACCGGCTTTTTGTGAAGATCCGGTCAGGATTCTGCGAATCGCCCGCTTTTCTGCTCGCTACGGTCATCTGGGCTTTAAAATCGCAGACGAAACGCTGCACCTAATGCAAACCATGGTAAAGAACGGCGAAGTTGACCATCTGGTTCCTGACCGGGTTTGGGCCGAGCTATACAAAGCACTCTGCGAAATAACACCCGCTCTATTTTTTGAGGTATTGAAAGATTGCCACGCTCTGCCGATCCTGTTTCCGGAGCTGAACGCGTTGTTTGGCGTGCCGCAGCCTGAACACTATCATCCCGAAATTGATACCGGCATCCATAGCCTGATGTGCCTGGAACAGGCTGCAAGTCTGACATCAAAACCAGAGGTTCGTTTTGCCGCCCTGATGCATGACCTGGGAAAAGGCATAACACCCAAGGATAAACTTCCCCATCATCATGGTCATGAAAACAGCGGACTTCCACTGCTGGAAAACTTATGCTTACGATTAAGAGTCCCTAATCCTTTTAAACATTTAGCTAAACACGTCATGCAGTATCACACACATTGCCACCGGGCTTTTGAATTGCGGCCTTCTACGCTGACCGATATGCTGCATAAACTTGGCGCGTTTAAGAACCCTGCTGGCTTAACCGATTTTTTATTGGCCTGTGAAGCCGATGCCAAAGGCAGGAAGGGTCTGGAAAACAGGCCTTATCCTCAATCGGCACATATCATGATGGCTGCGAAAGTGGGCGCTGCTGTCGATATTTCTGCACTATTAGCCGAGGGCTTGCAAGGGTCTCAAATCGGAGACGCGATACGTCAATTACGTATCAAAGCAATAAGTAATGTCTGCAAAAGGACATCTTGA
- a CDS encoding sulfite exporter TauE/SafE family protein, whose translation MKRELAKIAQIISGVRVIEIIVISMLTGVLAGFLGGLLGIGGGLIIVPVLLIVFKHQGFEQEIIMITAVATSLASVIFTALASSLAHHRLGTLNWNKALQMVPGIVIGVLCGAMLAERLVSNWLETVYAIFLIMVGMQMAFQLEPKQGTIKKSGVLDFVISWIIGLVSSLVGIGGGTLTVPYLVSCRYPMRNAVAISSACGIPIAFAGALSYLVLGWNVGGMPTWSLGYIYLPAFVGIVVLSMPAARLGARWAYKLPAKHLKRYFSLLIFFMAAKLLFQ comes from the coding sequence ATGAAGCGTGAGCTCGCCAAAATTGCACAAATCATTTCAGGAGTCAGAGTGATAGAAATCATCGTAATCAGCATGTTGACAGGTGTTTTAGCCGGATTTTTAGGCGGGCTATTAGGTATTGGCGGCGGATTGATCATTGTTCCTGTGTTGCTGATAGTGTTCAAACATCAAGGGTTTGAACAAGAAATCATCATGATAACAGCGGTAGCAACCTCGTTAGCCAGCGTCATTTTTACAGCGCTAGCGTCATCTTTGGCGCATCATCGCTTGGGTACATTGAATTGGAACAAAGCGTTACAGATGGTCCCCGGAATAGTCATCGGAGTTTTGTGCGGAGCAATGCTCGCAGAACGTCTGGTCTCGAATTGGCTGGAAACGGTTTACGCTATTTTTCTGATAATGGTTGGCATGCAGATGGCTTTTCAGCTTGAGCCCAAGCAAGGCACTATCAAAAAATCCGGGGTGCTTGATTTTGTTATATCCTGGATCATCGGTTTAGTTTCGTCTTTGGTGGGAATTGGCGGAGGTACTTTAACCGTGCCTTACTTGGTCAGTTGCCGTTATCCGATGCGTAACGCTGTTGCCATATCAAGTGCGTGTGGCATTCCAATCGCATTTGCCGGTGCATTAAGCTATCTGGTATTGGGATGGAATGTCGGTGGAATGCCAACATGGAGCCTGGGCTACATTTATCTTCCCGCATTTGTCGGTATCGTTGTATTGAGTATGCCCGCCGCCAGATTAGGTGCCCGGTGGGCGTATAAACTTCCGGCAAAACATTTAAAGCGTTATTTTTCGCTATTGATTTTTTTTATGGCGGCAAAATTACTCTTTCAATAA
- a CDS encoding GlcG/HbpS family heme-binding protein, with protein MSTHFKSLATFGAFAIASNLAFAGCDELPNQAQLKNALDAAQSQNNGGFGLDMWATIVDRDGIVCAVAMTGNDRGDQWPGSRVISAQKANTANAFSLPGLALSTANLYTATQPGGSLYGLQHSNPVDTAAAYAGPSSNYGLENDPLVGKKIGGVNVFGGGLALYKKEGDQFTVLGALGVSGDSSCADHNIAWRTREALELNLVPGGVGPNNTDGIVYKKSSGWAHPSCSKEAEMVAKTIGAG; from the coding sequence ATGTCAACACACTTCAAATCTTTAGCCACTTTTGGTGCCTTTGCTATTGCATCAAACCTTGCCTTTGCCGGCTGCGATGAGCTGCCTAATCAAGCCCAGCTAAAAAACGCCCTGGATGCGGCACAAAGTCAAAACAATGGCGGATTCGGTCTGGATATGTGGGCCACAATCGTCGACAGAGACGGCATTGTTTGCGCTGTTGCGATGACGGGTAATGACCGGGGGGATCAATGGCCCGGCAGCCGCGTTATTTCTGCGCAAAAAGCCAATACCGCCAATGCATTCAGTTTACCCGGTCTGGCACTGTCAACAGCCAATTTGTACACCGCAACTCAACCCGGCGGCTCTCTTTATGGCTTGCAACATAGCAATCCAGTTGATACTGCAGCGGCTTATGCCGGCCCATCAAGCAATTACGGATTGGAAAATGATCCTTTGGTGGGTAAAAAAATCGGCGGCGTTAATGTCTTTGGCGGTGGTTTGGCTTTGTATAAAAAAGAAGGCGACCAATTTACCGTCCTTGGCGCTTTGGGCGTCAGCGGCGACTCATCCTGCGCTGATCACAATATAGCCTGGCGTACACGCGAAGCGCTAGAGTTGAATCTTGTCCCCGGAGGGGTTGGACCTAATAACACAGATGGAATTGTTTACAAAAAATCCAGCGGTTGGGCACACCCGTCTTGCTCAAAAGAAGCAGAAATGGTCGCAAAAACCATCGGCGCCGGATAA
- the guaB gene encoding IMP dehydrogenase, with translation MRVIQEALTFDDVLLVPAHSTVLPRDVEMKTKLTKGITLNIPLVAAAMDTVTEARLAIAIAQEGGIGIIHKNMTAEQQAREVRKVKKYESGVIKDPITVSPDVSIREVLALTRSKNISGVPVVDGDELVGIVTSRDLRFETRFDEPVSTVMTPKERLVTVNENADHKEAIALLHKHRIEKVLVVNKDFHLKGMITVKDIQKAKDYPQACKDHLERLRVGAAVGTGEGTEERVDALVNAGVDVIVVDTAHGHSQGVIDKVRWVKQNYPHVQVIGGNIATAAAALALVEAGADAVKVGIGPGSICTTRIVAGVGVPQITAVSNVAEALKPSGVPLIADGGIRYSGDVAKALAAGAYCVMLGGLFAGTEEAPGEVELYQGRSYKSYRGMGSLGAMSQQQGSSDRYFQEGTDTVEKLVPEGIEGRVPYKGSLFAIIHQLLGGVRSSMGYTGCSTITDLHERAEFVRVTTAGMRESHVHDVTITKEAPNYHMD, from the coding sequence ATGCGAGTTATTCAGGAAGCTCTCACGTTTGATGACGTTTTACTGGTGCCTGCCCATTCAACGGTGCTGCCGCGCGATGTAGAAATGAAAACAAAATTAACGAAAGGGATTACCCTCAATATTCCTTTGGTTGCAGCGGCTATGGATACCGTGACGGAAGCAAGGCTCGCCATCGCGATTGCCCAGGAAGGAGGCATCGGCATTATTCATAAGAATATGACAGCTGAGCAGCAAGCGAGGGAAGTCAGAAAAGTAAAAAAATACGAAAGCGGTGTCATTAAAGATCCGATAACCGTCTCTCCCGATGTCAGTATTCGCGAAGTGCTTGCATTAACCCGTTCAAAAAACATTTCCGGCGTTCCTGTTGTTGACGGCGATGAACTGGTAGGGATTGTAACCAGCCGGGATTTGCGTTTTGAGACGCGTTTTGATGAACCCGTGTCAACAGTGATGACGCCAAAAGAGAGACTGGTCACCGTCAATGAAAATGCTGATCACAAAGAGGCAATTGCGCTGCTTCATAAGCATCGCATAGAGAAGGTGCTTGTTGTGAACAAGGATTTTCATTTGAAGGGCATGATAACGGTTAAGGATATTCAGAAAGCCAAGGATTATCCTCAAGCGTGCAAGGATCATTTGGAGCGATTGCGGGTCGGCGCTGCTGTCGGAACCGGAGAAGGCACAGAGGAGCGCGTTGATGCGCTGGTCAATGCGGGCGTTGATGTAATAGTCGTCGATACAGCTCATGGGCATTCTCAGGGTGTGATAGACAAAGTGCGTTGGGTCAAGCAAAACTACCCTCATGTTCAAGTGATAGGCGGCAATATTGCTACGGCCGCCGCCGCCTTGGCATTGGTAGAGGCAGGAGCCGATGCCGTTAAAGTCGGTATTGGACCCGGCTCAATCTGCACGACCCGAATTGTTGCAGGTGTCGGCGTACCTCAGATTACCGCGGTTAGCAATGTAGCCGAAGCACTTAAACCGTCAGGTGTGCCTTTGATTGCCGATGGGGGTATCCGTTATTCCGGTGATGTAGCTAAAGCACTGGCTGCCGGTGCCTATTGTGTCATGCTGGGCGGTCTGTTTGCCGGCACCGAGGAAGCGCCCGGCGAAGTTGAGCTGTATCAAGGCCGCTCCTACAAATCATATCGTGGCATGGGATCTTTGGGCGCGATGTCGCAACAACAAGGTTCCAGTGATCGTTATTTTCAGGAGGGAACCGATACGGTTGAGAAGTTGGTACCTGAGGGTATAGAAGGAAGAGTGCCTTATAAAGGGAGTTTGTTTGCAATCATCCATCAATTACTCGGCGGCGTAAGGTCCAGCATGGGTTATACCGGCTGCAGCACCATCACTGATTTGCATGAGCGTGCCGAGTTTGTCCGGGTCACAACCGCTGGAATGCGCGAAAGCCATGTTCATGATGTGACTATTACCAAAGAAGCGCCTAATTATCATATGGATTAA